The following proteins come from a genomic window of Nicotiana tomentosiformis chromosome 12, ASM39032v3, whole genome shotgun sequence:
- the LOC104097986 gene encoding probable ADP-ribosylation factor GTPase-activating protein AGD11 isoform X2 has translation MSIPHEGNADSNNVSGPRHRLQRLLSESGNRFCADCGSPDPKWVSLSLGVFICIKCSGVHRSLGVHISKVLSVKLDEWTDDQVDSLIEMGGNNAANLKYEASIPDSYRKPRPDASIEERTDFIRRKYELQQFLNSDVQMICPFPPSSSSRCNSLSLSCSLALDKRHYEKQSTGHRIHGIGHAFRNSWRRKESEHRSTKKSNSMAGMVEFIGLIKVNVVRGTNLAVRDVVTSDPYVILSLGSQSVKTRVIKNNLNPVWNEKLMLSIPENVPPLKVLVYDKDTFTTDDFMGEAEIDIQPLVTAAKASENSTLSESMLLGKWKASKENTLVKDGIISLIDGKVKQDITVKLQNVERGILEIELECVPLTQ, from the exons ATGTCTATTCCTCATGAGGGAAATGCTGATAGCAACAATGTTTCAG GTCCTCGACACAGACTACAGAGGCTGTTGAGTGAATCTGGCAATAGATTCTGTGCAGATTGTGGATCTCCTGATCCAAAATGGGT ATCTTTAAGTCTTGGAGTTTTTATATGTATCAAGTGCTCCGGAGTACATCGAAGCCTTGGAGTGCACATATCGAAG GTTCTGTCAGTGAAGCTCGACGAATGGACAGACGACCAAGTTGATAGTTTGATAGAGATGGGTGGAAATAATGCAGCAAACTTGAAGTATGAAGCTTCCATTCCTGATAGTTATCGGAAGCCCAGACCAGATGCATCAATAGAAGAGCGTACTGACTTTATCAG GAGAAAATACGAGCTGCAGCAATTTCTAAACTCTGATGTGCAGATGATCTGCCCCTTCCCACCATCATCATCCTCACGCTGCAATTCTTTAAGCCTTTCTTGTAGTTTGGCCCTGGATAAGAGACATTATGAGAAGCAATCCACTGGGCATCGCATCCATGGCATAGGGCATGCATTTCGTAATAGCTGGAGAAGGAAAGAATCTGAACACAGGAGCACCAAGAAAAGTAACTCAATG GCAGGTATGGTTGAATTTATAGGATTGATAAAAGTCAATGTGGTGAGAGGGACCAACCTAGCTGTCCGTGATGTGGTAACAAGTGATCCTTATGTAATTCTCTCCTTGGGGAGCCAG TCAGTCAAGACGCGTGTCATCAAGAACAATCTTAACCCTGTCTGGAATGAAAAGCTAATGTTGTCAATTCCAGAAAATGTTCCTCCTTTGAAAGTG CTTGTCTACGACAAGGATACATTTACAACTGACGACTTCATGGGGGAAGCTGAGATTGACATTCAGCCTCTTGTTACTGCTGCAAAAGCATCTGAAAACTCAACACTCAGTGAATCAATGCTGCTTGGGAAATGGAAAGCAAGCAAAGAAAACACTCTAGTTAAAGATGGCATTATCAGTCTAATAGATGGTAAGGTGAAACAGGATATCACTGTGAAGCTGCAGAATGTTGAAAGGGGAATACTAGAGATTGAGCTTGAATGTGTTCCTCTCACACAATAA
- the LOC138902794 gene encoding uncharacterized protein encodes MGLHQGSALSLFLFALAIDALTRQIQVEVPWCMLFVDVIVLIDETRCGVNERLEVWRKTLESKGFMLSRTKIEYLECKFSGTTQEEDEDARLDSQVIPRRDSIKYLGSIRQGNGEIDEDVTYHIAAKWMKWRLASGVLCDKNVPPKLKGKVYRAMV; translated from the coding sequence atggggcTGCATCAGGGATCAGCCCTCAGCCTATTCCTATTTGCCTTGGCGATCGATGCGCTGACGCGTCAGATTCAAGTGGAAgtgccatggtgcatgttatttgttGATGTTATTGTACTAATTGACGAGACGCGTtgtggtgttaacgagaggttagAGGTATGGAGAAAGACTTTGGAGTCTAAGGGTTTCATGCTGAGCAGGACCAAAATAGAATACTTAGAGTGCAAGTTTAGTGGCACAACTCAGGAAGAAGATGAAGACGCGAGGCTCGATTCGcaagtcatccctaggagagatAGTATCAAGTACCTTGGGTCCATTAGACAAGggaatggagagattgatgaggatgtcacaTACCATATTGCGGCaaaatggatgaaatggaggctcgcttctggtgttttgtgtgacaagaatgtgccaccaaaacttaaaggtaaaGTCTATAGAGCGATGGTctga
- the LOC138902795 gene encoding uncharacterized protein has translation MSSYFALYLDISRDSLSSSIYVSMPVGDSIVVDHVYWLCLVVIGGFETRVDLLLLIIVDFDVILGMDWLSPYHAILDCHTKTVALAMPGMPRLEWKGTLDYVPSRVVSFLKAQRMVKKGCDAYLAFVRDISADILALSQFQ, from the coding sequence atgtcatcttactttgctctgtatttggatatatctcgtgattctttgagttcttctatttatgtgtccatgcctgtgggagattctattgttgtagaccaTGTGTATTggttgtgtttagttgttattggtggttttgagaccagagttgatctattgttgctcattatagtagactttgatgtgatcttgggcatggactggttgtcgccctatcatgctattctagattgtcacaccaagactgtGGCATTGGCCATGCCAGGTATGCCAcgattagagtggaagggtacattggattatgttcctagtagggttgtgtcATTTTTAAAAGCTCAGcggatggttaagaaggggtgtgatgcatatctagcctttgtgagagatatcAGTGCTGATATCCTagcgttgagtcagttccagtag
- the LOC104097986 gene encoding probable ADP-ribosylation factor GTPase-activating protein AGD11 isoform X1: protein MSIPHEGNADSNNVSGSCLYELLQMESSSNCSGPQPDRRKHSSSPRHRLQRLLSESGNRFCADCGSPDPKWVSLSLGVFICIKCSGVHRSLGVHISKVLSVKLDEWTDDQVDSLIEMGGNNAANLKYEASIPDSYRKPRPDASIEERTDFIRRKYELQQFLNSDVQMICPFPPSSSSRCNSLSLSCSLALDKRHYEKQSTGHRIHGIGHAFRNSWRRKESEHRSTKKSNSMAGMVEFIGLIKVNVVRGTNLAVRDVVTSDPYVILSLGSQSVKTRVIKNNLNPVWNEKLMLSIPENVPPLKVLVYDKDTFTTDDFMGEAEIDIQPLVTAAKASENSTLSESMLLGKWKASKENTLVKDGIISLIDGKVKQDITVKLQNVERGILEIELECVPLTQ, encoded by the exons ATGTCTATTCCTCATGAGGGAAATGCTGATAGCAACAATGTTTCAG GTTCTTGCCTCTATGAACTTCTGCAAATGGAATCATCTTCAAATTGTAGTGGTCCTCAACCAGATAGACGAAAGCATTCTTCGA GTCCTCGACACAGACTACAGAGGCTGTTGAGTGAATCTGGCAATAGATTCTGTGCAGATTGTGGATCTCCTGATCCAAAATGGGT ATCTTTAAGTCTTGGAGTTTTTATATGTATCAAGTGCTCCGGAGTACATCGAAGCCTTGGAGTGCACATATCGAAG GTTCTGTCAGTGAAGCTCGACGAATGGACAGACGACCAAGTTGATAGTTTGATAGAGATGGGTGGAAATAATGCAGCAAACTTGAAGTATGAAGCTTCCATTCCTGATAGTTATCGGAAGCCCAGACCAGATGCATCAATAGAAGAGCGTACTGACTTTATCAG GAGAAAATACGAGCTGCAGCAATTTCTAAACTCTGATGTGCAGATGATCTGCCCCTTCCCACCATCATCATCCTCACGCTGCAATTCTTTAAGCCTTTCTTGTAGTTTGGCCCTGGATAAGAGACATTATGAGAAGCAATCCACTGGGCATCGCATCCATGGCATAGGGCATGCATTTCGTAATAGCTGGAGAAGGAAAGAATCTGAACACAGGAGCACCAAGAAAAGTAACTCAATG GCAGGTATGGTTGAATTTATAGGATTGATAAAAGTCAATGTGGTGAGAGGGACCAACCTAGCTGTCCGTGATGTGGTAACAAGTGATCCTTATGTAATTCTCTCCTTGGGGAGCCAG TCAGTCAAGACGCGTGTCATCAAGAACAATCTTAACCCTGTCTGGAATGAAAAGCTAATGTTGTCAATTCCAGAAAATGTTCCTCCTTTGAAAGTG CTTGTCTACGACAAGGATACATTTACAACTGACGACTTCATGGGGGAAGCTGAGATTGACATTCAGCCTCTTGTTACTGCTGCAAAAGCATCTGAAAACTCAACACTCAGTGAATCAATGCTGCTTGGGAAATGGAAAGCAAGCAAAGAAAACACTCTAGTTAAAGATGGCATTATCAGTCTAATAGATGGTAAGGTGAAACAGGATATCACTGTGAAGCTGCAGAATGTTGAAAGGGGAATACTAGAGATTGAGCTTGAATGTGTTCCTCTCACACAATAA
- the LOC104097986 gene encoding probable ADP-ribosylation factor GTPase-activating protein AGD11 isoform X3, producing the protein MSIPHEGNADSNNVSGSCLYELLQMESSSNCSGPQPDRRKHSSSPRHRLQRLLSESGNRFCADCGSPDPKWVSLSLGVFICIKCSGVHRSLGVHISKVLSVKLDEWTDDQVDSLIEMGGNNAANLKYEASIPDSYRKPRPDASIEERTDFIRRKYELQQFLNSDVQMICPFPPSSSSRCNSLSLSCSLALDKRHYEKQSTGHRIHGIGHAFRNSWRRKESEHRSTKKSNSMAGMVEFIGLIKVNVVRGTNLAVRDVVTSDPYVILSLGSQSVKTRVIKNNLNPVWNEKLMLSIPENVPPLKVAWFRSLSTTRIHLQLTTSWGKLRLTFSLLLLLQKHLKTQHSVNQCCLGNGKQAKKTL; encoded by the exons ATGTCTATTCCTCATGAGGGAAATGCTGATAGCAACAATGTTTCAG GTTCTTGCCTCTATGAACTTCTGCAAATGGAATCATCTTCAAATTGTAGTGGTCCTCAACCAGATAGACGAAAGCATTCTTCGA GTCCTCGACACAGACTACAGAGGCTGTTGAGTGAATCTGGCAATAGATTCTGTGCAGATTGTGGATCTCCTGATCCAAAATGGGT ATCTTTAAGTCTTGGAGTTTTTATATGTATCAAGTGCTCCGGAGTACATCGAAGCCTTGGAGTGCACATATCGAAG GTTCTGTCAGTGAAGCTCGACGAATGGACAGACGACCAAGTTGATAGTTTGATAGAGATGGGTGGAAATAATGCAGCAAACTTGAAGTATGAAGCTTCCATTCCTGATAGTTATCGGAAGCCCAGACCAGATGCATCAATAGAAGAGCGTACTGACTTTATCAG GAGAAAATACGAGCTGCAGCAATTTCTAAACTCTGATGTGCAGATGATCTGCCCCTTCCCACCATCATCATCCTCACGCTGCAATTCTTTAAGCCTTTCTTGTAGTTTGGCCCTGGATAAGAGACATTATGAGAAGCAATCCACTGGGCATCGCATCCATGGCATAGGGCATGCATTTCGTAATAGCTGGAGAAGGAAAGAATCTGAACACAGGAGCACCAAGAAAAGTAACTCAATG GCAGGTATGGTTGAATTTATAGGATTGATAAAAGTCAATGTGGTGAGAGGGACCAACCTAGCTGTCCGTGATGTGGTAACAAGTGATCCTTATGTAATTCTCTCCTTGGGGAGCCAG TCAGTCAAGACGCGTGTCATCAAGAACAATCTTAACCCTGTCTGGAATGAAAAGCTAATGTTGTCAATTCCAGAAAATGTTCCTCCTTTGAAAGTG GCATGGTTTCGCAGCTTGTCTACGACAAGGATACATTTACAACTGACGACTTCATGGGGGAAGCTGAGATTGACATTCAGCCTCTTGTTACTGCTGCAAAAGCATCTGAAAACTCAACACTCAGTGAATCAATGCTGCTTGGGAAATGGAAAGCAAGCAAAGAAAACACTCTAG